In Podospora pseudopauciseta strain CBS 411.78 chromosome 2 map unlocalized CBS411.78m_2, whole genome shotgun sequence, the genomic stretch AGGCCGGTCTGTCGTTGACTTCGCTGGCTCCGGGCTTGCCATGTCCGAGTTGAGCTCCGTAGAATTATCTCAGGTTTGGTGGTAAGCAAGCTTTCACTGGATACCTGGGACCACCTTCTTTGAAGAgatggtgatgtcgagggTGCTTCCGGCGAAGTGCTGAATGCGGGGCAGCTTGGAACGGGACTGAGGTGACAGCATTCACCAGCTGCCATTGGTAAGGACGAAGGCTGCCTGTTTGCTACGGGACCACGCCGCAACTCGGATTCGCAAGCACTTGCTCACGTTTAGGTCGTTGGCCGATGCTGGATTCATGCCACAATGTTGATGGAGGCCTTTCGATAACTTGACAGCTTTCAACCTCGAAGACAGACTACGAGCTTCGAGGGACATTCACCTTCACAGTTTCAAATGACTGCTAGTGAGAGACATCAAGATAACAACAGACCTTGCTTTTGGTAGGGATATAAGTCCCTGGAAAGGCCATGAATGCCTTGACCGAGTCTATCCAAGTATGGAGAGCATTTCCCAATTTCATAAAAAGGCTTAATGTCTCATTCGAGCATGAACTTTGGGGTGGCATTTGCAGCATGATAGTCGCACGAGTCACCCTTTAACACTGATTCAAAGTCTGTGTATAAGTGGTGTCGCCGTCATGGCTGATCGCTGAGACTGGGGTCCCCTGTAAACTGCCCCTCCATCCAAGTTCAAATCACGTGCCAGGCTTTGAGGGTGGGCGAGTGGGTCTCGCTGTTTCGTGGCCCAGTGGGTGGCACAGGGGAGCTGGACGCTGCTGGGTACGTAAGTCGATATGGAACAGTCGACTTCTTGCGAGTCAAAGATACGCCgcatcaccaaccaacacaTCTTCACATATATGCACCCTCACATATAAAACCTGAGCGAGCAGGCGAGAACGTGCACCTCAACACAAACAACCATCCCCACATTCTCGAGCCGACTCCCACTCGAGCCTACTCCCACTCGAGCCTACTGCGTGCGATAGATACCGTTCAGTGACCGCCACTTCACCGCCGAGACCAAACCTCCCCCGATTCCCAAAGACACCCAACAtccacatcaacaccaccgctgtTGGCGCACAGCGATATCACCAACATGACGGTCGACACACAAACGCTGGCCACCCCCGGCGGTATTTCCGACCCTGGCCTCATCAAGTATGCCATGCCCCCCGCCCCGCGCGCGCTCCCTCTCAGGCCCAGTTGTCTTGGCTCTTCTTTTCGTTCGTTAGGCACTAACCTCCGGATGTAGGCTGGTCAACAAGCTTCAAGATGTCTTCACCACCGTTGGTGTCAACAACCCTATCGATCTCCCACAAATAGTCGTCGTTGGCAGTCAGTCGAGCGGCAAGAGTTCCGTATTAGAAAATATCGTCGGTCGTGACTTGTATGTGCCCCCCCTGACAGCCCCCTATTCTCGCTCTTGGCATGGTTGAGCTGACGGTATTCTTCGATGCAGTCTCCCTCGTGGTTCCGGTATCGTCACTCGTCGACCGCTTGTACTGCAGCTTATCAACCGGCCTGCGACGGCTGACTCTAATGGCGTCGATGAGAAGCTTGCCGGTAGCACCGACAAGGCCGCCAACACGGACGAGTGGGGCGAGTTCCTGCACATCCCCGGCCAAAAGTTCTACGACTTCAACAAGATCCGCGAGGAGATCAACCGAGAGACTGAGGCCAAGGTGGGCCGGAATGCCGGCATCTCACCTGCCCCCATCAATCTTCGCATCTATTCGCCCAATGTCCTGAACCTTACCCTGGTCGATTTGCCCGGCCTGACAAGAGTGCCCGTCGGTGATCAGCCGCGAGATATCGAGAGACAGATTCGTGACATGATCCTCAAGTTTATTCAGAAGTCAAATGCCATTATCCTGGCCGTCTCGCCTGCCAACGTCGATTTGGCCAACTCGGATGGTCTCaagttggcgagggaggtggacCCTGAGGGTCAGAGAACGATCGGTGTGCTTACCAAGGTTGATTTGATGGACGAGGGAACTGATGTAGTGGATATTCTTGCGGGCCGCATCATTCCCTTGAGACTTGGCTACGTCCCCGTCGTGAACCGTGGTCAAAGGGATATTGACAACAAGAAGCCCATCAACGCCGCCCTCGACGCTGAAAAGGCCTTTTTCGACAACCACAAGGCTTATCGTAACAAGAGCTCTTACTGCGGCACACCCTATCTTGCCCGCAAGCTCAACCTTATTCTTATGATGCACATCAAGCAAACGCTTCCAGAGATTAAGAGCCGTATCTCAAACTCTCTTCAAAAGTACACACAGGAGCTCGAGTCCCTTGGCCCATCGATGCTGGGCAACAGCGCCAACATTGTGCTGAACATTATCACCGAGTTTACCAACGAATGGCGAACGGTTTTGGACGGCAACAATACCGAGCTTTCGAGCAATGAGCTGTCAGGCGGTGCCAGAATCAGCTTTGTCTTTCATGAGCTTTACTCGAACGGTATCAAGGCGGTTGACCCCTTTGACCATGTCAAGGATGTCGACATTCGCACCATTCTCTACAACTCGTCTGGCTCCTCCCCAGCACTCTTTGTCGGCACTACAGCATTTGAGCTTATTGTGAAGCAACAGATCAAGCGGTTGGAAGAGCCAAGCTTGAAGTGTGCTTCGCTGGTCTATGACGAGCTTGTGCGCATTCTTACGAACCTGCTTAGCAAGCAGCTCTACCGCCGCTACCCAGGACTGAAGGAGAAGATCCACGCCGTAGTTATCTCGTTCTTCAAGAAGGCCATGGAGCCGACCAACAAGCTGGTGAAGGACTTGGTCGCCATGGAAGCGTGTTACGTCAATACGGGACACCCCGACTTCCTGAACGGCCACCGCGTAAGTGTCGCTTATCTTGTTGATATATGACGTTCGTACTGACCATGATTGTGAAGGCTATGGCGATTGTCAACGAAAAGCACAACCCTTCCAGGCCTGTTCAGGTGGACCCCAAGACGGGCAAGCCTCTGGCGAACACGCCCAGAGCCGCCAGCCCAACACTTGTGGCCTCGGCGGATGGTGATTCCAACAACAGCGGTTTCTTTGGCAGCTTCTTTGCcgccaagaacaagaagaaggcggccgCCATGGAGCCCCCACCGCCCACTCTCAAGGCCTCTGGCACTTTGTCAGAGCGGGAGAACATCGAGGTCGAAGTCATCAGTACGTACCCATCATTCCTGTGAATCAAATAAATGGACTGGGCTAACAAAGGCTGTACAGAGCTGCTGATTTCCTCATACTTCAACATTGTCAAGCGCACCATGATCGACATGGTGCCGAAGGCTATCATGCTGAACCTTGTCAGCTTCACAAAGGAAGAAATGCAGAAAGAGCTTCTCGAGAACATGTACCGGCAGAGCGAGCTTGACGATCTCCTCAAAGAGAGCGATTACACGATTCGGAGGCGGAAGGAGTGCCAGCAAATGGTGGAAAGTCTTGGGCGGGCCAGTGAGATTGTTAGCCAGGTTCAATGAGGTATTTGAGTAGCAGACTTTGACCGCACGAAGGTTGGGCATGGAG encodes the following:
- the VPS1 gene encoding vacuolar protein sorting-associated protein 1 (EggNog:ENOG503NU4R; COG:U), which gives rise to MTVDTQTLATPGGISDPGLIKLVNKLQDVFTTVGVNNPIDLPQIVVVGSQSSGKSSVLENIVGRDFLPRGSGIVTRRPLVLQLINRPATADSNGVDEKLAGSTDKAANTDEWGEFLHIPGQKFYDFNKIREEINRETEAKVGRNAGISPAPINLRIYSPNVLNLTLVDLPGLTRVPVGDQPRDIERQIRDMILKFIQKSNAIILAVSPANVDLANSDGLKLAREVDPEGQRTIGVLTKVDLMDEGTDVVDILAGRIIPLRLGYVPVVNRGQRDIDNKKPINAALDAEKAFFDNHKAYRNKSSYCGTPYLARKLNLILMMHIKQTLPEIKSRISNSLQKYTQELESLGPSMLGNSANIVLNIITEFTNEWRTVLDGNNTELSSNELSGGARISFVFHELYSNGIKAVDPFDHVKDVDIRTILYNSSGSSPALFVGTTAFELIVKQQIKRLEEPSLKCASLVYDELVRILTNLLSKQLYRRYPGLKEKIHAVVISFFKKAMEPTNKLVKDLVAMEACYVNTGHPDFLNGHRAMAIVNEKHNPSRPVQVDPKTGKPLANTPRAASPTLVASADGDSNNSGFFGSFFAAKNKKKAAAMEPPPPTLKASGTLSERENIEVEVIKLLISSYFNIVKRTMIDMVPKAIMLNLVSFTKEEMQKELLENMYRQSELDDLLKESDYTIRRRKECQQMVESLGRASEIVSQVQ